In a genomic window of Corynebacterium lizhenjunii:
- a CDS encoding sirohydrochlorin chelatase: MTVLILLSHGSRHPGAAPGIDRLADAVASLTGLPTVPAHLELCSPSLADAARAIAVDYPQESEVLVVPLLFTQGFHARWDVPAQVAAASEASGLNLRVTRGLGTGPDMAQVLAERVTDPRAHLVVYAVGSTDRMPNTEVERLAVRLADITGQSTSVAFATRGGVNAIARQREVYPHLEILPLFVTQGLLLDAVGEDLQPLQEALAPLIARRVRAYSKVGV; this comes from the coding sequence ATGACTGTGCTTATTTTGCTCTCCCATGGCTCGCGCCACCCGGGTGCGGCGCCTGGCATTGACCGCCTGGCCGATGCCGTGGCCTCCCTGACCGGGCTGCCCACCGTGCCAGCCCACCTGGAGCTGTGTTCACCTTCGCTTGCCGATGCCGCCCGCGCCATCGCCGTGGACTACCCCCAGGAAAGCGAGGTGCTGGTGGTGCCGTTGCTGTTTACCCAAGGTTTCCACGCCCGCTGGGACGTTCCTGCCCAGGTTGCAGCTGCCTCCGAGGCTTCCGGGTTGAACCTGCGGGTAACTCGCGGGCTGGGCACTGGCCCGGATATGGCACAGGTGCTTGCAGAAAGAGTCACTGACCCGCGGGCTCATCTGGTGGTCTATGCAGTGGGCTCAACTGATCGAATGCCGAACACCGAGGTCGAGCGGCTGGCTGTTCGCCTAGCGGACATCACCGGTCAATCCACCTCGGTGGCCTTCGCTACTCGCGGTGGGGTGAATGCTATCGCCCGGCAACGCGAGGTGTATCCCCACCTGGAAATCCTCCCGCTGTTTGTTACCCAGGGCCTGCTCCTGGACGCAGTGGGGGAGGACCTGCAACCCCTTCAAGAGGCTCTGGCGCCGCTGATTGCGCGCCGGGTCCGAGCTTATTCGAAAGTTGGTGTCTAA
- a CDS encoding sulfite exporter TauE/SafE family protein codes for MRALILIALAGFAAQLVDGGIGMGFGVTSTTILLLAGLGPAQASAVVHTAELGTTFASGISHWRFGNVHWPTVLALGVPGGIAACAGALLLSSISLEAATPWTSAILTVIGVSLVWRFSRGRTRRAVSTKHHSRGFLVGLGLVGGFVDASGGGGWGPVSTSTLMAVGREQPRRIVGTVNTAEFLVTFGATAGFVVGLWEELVAHAAAVGALLVGGVLAAPVAAWLVSRVNPVALGGLVGTAIVVLNLPKIIDVPAWAQLIIAIIGVTATITGVRRYRRALAADQAADAAAANEQAAGDVAHNAKTTPAEAELEEDAELAQGASANSPELAYRSS; via the coding sequence ATGCGTGCACTTATTCTTATTGCCCTGGCCGGGTTTGCGGCCCAATTGGTCGATGGCGGCATCGGCATGGGCTTTGGTGTTACCTCAACGACTATTTTGCTGCTGGCCGGTTTGGGCCCCGCCCAAGCTTCTGCGGTGGTCCACACCGCTGAGCTGGGTACGACCTTCGCCTCCGGCATATCTCACTGGCGCTTTGGCAACGTGCACTGGCCTACCGTGCTCGCTTTGGGCGTGCCAGGCGGTATTGCGGCCTGCGCGGGTGCGCTGCTGCTCTCGAGCATCTCGCTGGAGGCCGCTACCCCGTGGACCTCGGCCATCCTCACAGTCATCGGCGTGAGCCTGGTGTGGCGCTTCTCCCGCGGCCGTACCCGCCGCGCTGTATCCACTAAACACCACTCCCGGGGATTCCTGGTGGGCCTGGGCCTAGTGGGCGGATTTGTCGATGCCTCCGGTGGCGGCGGCTGGGGCCCGGTGTCTACCTCCACCCTGATGGCGGTAGGGCGCGAGCAGCCGCGCCGCATTGTCGGTACGGTCAACACCGCGGAGTTCCTGGTGACCTTCGGCGCCACCGCGGGATTTGTGGTGGGCCTGTGGGAAGAGCTCGTTGCCCACGCTGCTGCGGTGGGTGCGCTGCTTGTCGGCGGCGTGTTGGCGGCCCCGGTGGCAGCCTGGCTGGTTTCCCGCGTCAACCCGGTTGCCTTGGGCGGCCTGGTGGGCACTGCCATCGTGGTGCTCAACCTGCCCAAGATTATCGATGTCCCCGCCTGGGCCCAGTTGATTATCGCCATCATCGGTGTCACCGCCACCATCACTGGCGTGCGCCGCTACCGCCGCGCCCTGGCTGCTGACCAAGCTGCCGATGCCGCCGCAGCGAACGAGCAGGCTGCCGGCGACGTCGCCCACAACGCAAAGACCACCCCGGCGGAAGCCGAGCTGGAGGAGGACGCAGAGCTGGCACAGGGGGCATCGGCAAACTCGCCCGAGCTGGCATACCGCTCCAGCTAG
- the cobA gene encoding uroporphyrinogen-III C-methyltransferase, whose translation MNYPVTLVGGGPGAWDLITVRGLRALEAADVILADHLGPAAQLEQFLDTSDKLVIDVSKLPYTASISQEKINALLIEHARAGRRVVRLKGGDPFVFGRGFEEVQALAAAGVACTVVPGVTSAVAVPGLAGTPITQRGMVHAFTVVSGHLPPGHPRSLVDWSALAASGATLSVIMGVKNAGAIAQALIDGGLAAETPVALIQEGTLRGERRLRTTLGRLGADIAAQGIAPPAVYVIGQVAGLQEG comes from the coding sequence ATGAATTATCCTGTGACTTTGGTAGGAGGTGGCCCAGGAGCCTGGGACCTCATCACCGTGCGTGGCCTGCGCGCCTTGGAGGCCGCGGACGTGATTTTGGCTGACCACCTGGGCCCCGCCGCGCAGCTGGAGCAGTTCCTGGACACCAGCGACAAGCTGGTCATTGACGTCTCTAAGCTGCCCTACACCGCGTCGATTTCGCAGGAAAAGATCAACGCGCTGCTCATCGAGCACGCGCGCGCCGGCCGGCGGGTGGTGCGGCTCAAAGGCGGCGATCCGTTCGTCTTTGGTCGCGGCTTTGAGGAGGTCCAGGCGTTGGCGGCTGCGGGAGTGGCGTGCACGGTGGTGCCGGGGGTGACCTCCGCGGTGGCGGTGCCGGGGTTGGCGGGCACTCCGATTACTCAGCGCGGGATGGTGCACGCCTTCACGGTGGTCTCCGGGCATCTGCCGCCGGGGCATCCGCGCAGTCTGGTGGATTGGTCGGCGCTGGCGGCCAGCGGGGCGACACTGAGTGTGATTATGGGGGTAAAAAACGCCGGCGCGATTGCGCAGGCGCTCATCGACGGCGGGTTGGCTGCGGAGACCCCGGTGGCTCTTATTCAAGAAGGAACCCTGCGCGGCGAGCGGCGCCTGCGCACCACGTTGGGGCGCTTGGGCGCAGACATCGCGGCGCAGGGTATTGCCCCGCCGGCGGTCTATGTTATTGGCCAGGTGGCGGGCTTGCAGGAGGGCTAG
- the manA gene encoding mannose-6-phosphate isomerase, class I, translating to MDQLVPAVRHYSWGSRSLIPQLLGQPESSQPVAELWYGAHPAAPSQLGGQRDAHGASMGLDAYLQQHPQQLGPHAETGLPFLLKLLAADEVLSLQAHPSMEQAREGFARENSLGIDLDAASRNYKDASHKPELIVALTPFYAMAGFRPLAQTLELFAALGSPELDRYLGMVSTDDEEASLQALFTTWITIPAAARRELISSVVDAAPRVPSGWMSQVMDTVLEIHQQYPGDIGVLGALLLNHVQLQPGEAVFLAAGQLHAYVRGLGVEVMANSDNVLRGGLTSKNVDVPELVKVLSFGALAQPQVHAQQTAGTPAGVEAWEYQVPVEEFNVTRYECSPGAQGDLLATGPAIALCTSGELQIGQLRLNPGDAAWIPADTPAPHLSTPSGAQFFLAYA from the coding sequence ATGGACCAGCTTGTCCCTGCCGTGCGCCATTACTCTTGGGGGTCGCGCAGCCTGATCCCACAGCTGCTGGGTCAGCCGGAGTCCAGCCAACCGGTGGCAGAGCTGTGGTATGGCGCCCACCCGGCGGCGCCTTCGCAGTTGGGTGGCCAGCGCGATGCCCACGGCGCAAGCATGGGCCTGGATGCCTACCTGCAGCAGCACCCGCAGCAGCTGGGCCCGCACGCGGAGACTGGTTTGCCGTTTTTGCTCAAGCTCTTGGCAGCCGATGAGGTCCTCTCTTTACAGGCCCACCCTTCCATGGAACAGGCCCGGGAGGGCTTCGCGCGCGAAAACTCCCTGGGAATTGACTTGGATGCCGCCTCCCGCAATTACAAGGACGCTTCCCATAAGCCGGAGTTGATCGTTGCGCTGACGCCTTTCTACGCGATGGCGGGCTTCCGGCCGCTTGCGCAGACCTTGGAGCTTTTTGCGGCATTGGGCTCCCCGGAGCTGGACCGCTACCTTGGGATGGTCAGCACCGATGATGAGGAAGCCAGCCTGCAGGCGTTGTTTACTACTTGGATTACCATTCCGGCCGCTGCCCGCCGGGAGCTTATCTCCTCCGTGGTGGACGCAGCACCGCGTGTGCCCAGCGGCTGGATGTCGCAGGTGATGGATACCGTGCTGGAGATTCACCAGCAGTACCCGGGGGACATTGGCGTGCTGGGGGCGTTGCTGCTCAACCATGTGCAGTTGCAGCCTGGCGAGGCCGTTTTCTTGGCCGCCGGCCAGCTCCATGCTTACGTGCGGGGCCTGGGCGTGGAGGTCATGGCGAATTCGGACAATGTGTTGCGCGGTGGCCTGACGTCGAAGAACGTGGATGTCCCCGAGTTGGTGAAGGTCCTGTCCTTCGGCGCGCTGGCGCAGCCGCAGGTCCACGCTCAGCAGACTGCCGGTACCCCCGCCGGCGTCGAAGCGTGGGAATACCAGGTTCCGGTGGAGGAGTTCAACGTCACCCGCTACGAGTGCAGCCCCGGGGCCCAAGGCGATCTGCTCGCTACTGGCCCAGCGATTGCGCTGTGCACTTCCGGCGAGCTTCAGATTGGCCAGCTGCGCCTCAACCCTGGCGATGCCGCCTGGATTCCCGCCGATACCCCCGCCCCGCACCTCAGCACCCCCAGCGGCGCCCAATTTTTCCTGGCCTACGCGTAG